The Hornefia porci genome contains the following window.
TACTTCAGCCGATTATCGGCATGTCAAGAAGATTGCGGAGCAGTCCCAGACCGGGTCAGCTACCACGATTATCAGCGGACTGGGCGTCGGAATGCTGTCCACGCTCTGGCCGATTATCTGCATCGCAGTGGGAATTTATATCGCATACAGTTTTGCCGGCGTTTACGGAATCGCACTTTCCGCAGTCGGAATGCTGTCCATTACAGGAATTACTGTAGCGGTAGACGCATACGGTCCTGTTTCTGATAACGCCGGCGGAATTGCGGAGATGTCTGAACTGCCGGAGAGAGTCAGAAACATTACAGACAAGCTGGATTCCGTCGGAAACACCACGGCGGCGATCGGAAAAGGATTCGCGATCTGCTCTGCGGCGCTTACCGCGCTGGCGCTGTTCGTCTCCTTCGCGTCTGTCGCACAGCTTAAGGCAATCGATCTTCTGCACCCGATTGTCATCATTGGACTGTTCATCGGCGCTATGCTGCCGTTCATCTTCTCCGCGATGACGATGAATTCGGTAGGAAGAGCGGCGAATCAGATGATCGAGGAGGTCAGAAGGCAGTTCCACGAGGACGAGGGAATCATGGCCGGCACGTCCAAGCCGGACTACAAAAAATGTGTTGATATTTCCACGACAGCCGCGCTGAAGGAAATGATCGTTCCGGGTCTGATGGCGATTGTCGCTCCGATCCTGGTCGGTTTCGTTCTGGGCGCAGACGCTCTGGGCGGAATGCTGGCCGGAGCACTGGCCGCCGGCGTACTGCTGGCCATTATGATGGCGAACGCAGGCGGTGCGTGGGACAACGCCAAGAAGTATGTCGAGGAAGGAAATTACGGAGGCAAGGGATCTGATACTCACAAGGCAGCCGTTGTCGGCGATACTGTCGGAGATCCGTTCAAGGACACTTCCGGTCCGTCCATCAACATTCTGATCAAGCTGATGACCATCGTCTCGCTTGTATTCGCTCCGCTGTTCGGAAACGGACTTCTGGGCTGACAGACAGAACTATTGAAATCAAAAGGCTGCAACGTTTTCTGTTGCAGTCTTTTTCACAGAAGGGAAGAAAATGGGGAAAAAAGAAAAGGACATCAAGACGAACGCGGTACGCATGGTGGAAGCACACGGGATTCCGTATGAGCTTCGGACCTATGACGGTTCTCACGGCTTTGTTGACGGCGTAACCGCAGCGAGAGAAACCGGAATTGAGGAGGAGCGCTGCTTCAAGACGCTTGTCCTTGTGGGACACAGCAGACAGCATTACGTCTGTGTGATTCCGGTGGCGCGGGAGCTGGACCTGAAAAAGGCGGCCCGCCATTTCGGAGAGAAGAACATGGAGATGATCCATGCGAAGGACATCACGAAAATCACCGGATATATCAAAGGCGGGTGTTCTCCGGTGGGAATGAAGAAGCTTTTTCCCACCGCGATTGACGCGACGGCGGAGGCGTTCTCTGAGATCGGCGTCAGTGGAGGGAAAATCGGTCTGCAGATGGAGCTTCCGCCCCGTGAGCTTGCGGCGCTTGTTAACGCGGCGTTTGCGGATCTTACAAAGGAAGAGAGACCGGAGGCGGTTCGATGAACGACACCGTAAGAAAATTCGGCGGCAAGATGACGGAGCTTGTCCGGTCGGAGCATCCGGTGGCAGCGCGTAAGACGCTTGCTCTCGTGTTCCGCGCCTATGGCGACGCGGTGCGATTTTCCTCCGGCGGTGAGCTGCTTCCCGCTCGCAGATACGTGATGGGATTCTGTAACAAAAAAATGGCCGCATCGATCGCCCGCCCCGAAAGAGCGGCGGTTGTCAGCCTCTTTACGCCCTGTGAAATCTTTGAAGCTCTGGGGATTCCGGTGATGGTGCCGGAAGGACTGAGCTGCTATATGACGGCTTCCGGGTGCGACAGAGTCTTTCTGGAGAAGGCTGAGGAATGCGGCGTGCCGGAAACTCTTTGTTCCTACCACAAAATGCTCATCGGCATGGCGGAAACCGGGGTGCTGCCGAAGCCCCGGATGATCGTGAACACCACTATGGTCTGCGACGCCAACCAGCTGTCTTTCCGGTATCTGGCGGAGTATTTCGATGTGCCGCATCTGGTGCTGGATGTTCCGGACGCCTGCAGCGCCGGGAACATCCGTTATCTCAGCGATCAGCTCCGTAGCATGAAGGATTTTGTGGAAAAACACAGCGGAAGGGCTCTGGATGAAGGGAAATTCCGCAGAACCATGCTCCGCGCCTCGGAAACGCTGGAAAACTACCGCCGCTGCCTTTCGCTGAAATCGGTGCGGTATGAATCCATCCGAATGACGTATCACATGATGGACGCGCTCGCGCTGCATCCCTTTCTGGGCACGGAGGAAGGCCTTAAATATACGGAAATGCTGAAGAAGCAGCTGGCCCGTCTGCCGCTGCTGCAGCCCGGTGAGAAACGGCGTTCGCGGATCCTGTGGGTGCATATGATGCCCTACTGGCAGGATTCCATCAGCGATATGTTCCGATATCATGCGGATGCAGAGGTGGTCTGCTGTGATGTGACCTTTGATAATTATTCGGTTCTGGATCCGGAGCAGCCGTATGAATCGCTGGCGCGGCAGATGCTGCAGAATTCCCTGAACGGGCCGTCGGAGAGACGGATCCGCAGGGTGCTGAAGCTGGCGCAGAAGATGGAAATCGACGGAATCGTCTATTTCTGCCACTGGGGCTGCAAGCAGACGCTGGGGGCTTCGGCAATGGCGAAGGAGGCGTTTGAGCGGGCGGGATTCCCTACGCTGGTGCTGGACGGGGACGGATGCGATACGAGAAATGTGCAGGACGGCCAGATGATGACGCGCATGGGAGCCTTCCTGGAACAGTTGGAGGCTTTGCGATGATTGGATTTACATGTAAATACGCACCTGTCGAGCTGCTGGCCGGTTTTGGAGCGGAAACCGGGCTGCTGAATCTGGAGGCGGAGAATTTTGATTATGCGCAGAATCTGACTCATATGAATATGTGCAGTCATATCAAGGCACTGCTGGAAGAGGTTCATCGCGAGGGCATCCGGGAGCTGCTGCTGGTGGACTGCTGCGACAGTATGCGCCGGGCGGCCGATATCCTGAAGGAAAGGCTGGATTTCTGCTTTCTGCTTGACCTGCCCCATAACGACGACGCCTGCGCCAGACGGCACCTCTCGGAGGAACTGATGCGCCTTGCGCGGGAGTATCAGGCGTACAGCGGAAAAGCCTTTGATTTCGAACGGTTTCGCGAGTCTTTTACAGGGGCGGACAGAGACGTCAGCGGGGATTTCATCGCGGTCATGGGAGCGCGGATGGGTGCCCGGCAGTTCGAGAATCTTTCAAAGTCAGTTCCCATGCGTCTGGAGGACTTTACCTGCAACAGCAACCGCTCCATGAGTCCGCCGCCCGCCGCGCCGGCCGATACAACGACCGGCGAAGAATCCGCGGCGGTCCCGGTCATGAATATGGAGTCACTGATGGAGTGGTATGCAGGAGAACTCCTTGCGCAGATTCCCTGTATGCGGATGGCAGATATAAAACGACGCAGAGAAATCACGGAATCACCAAATCTGAGAGGTATCATATATCATACAGTCAAGTTTTGCGATTATTACGGATTCGAATATGAAATGATCCGACGCAATGTTTCTGTACCCGTTATTAAAATCGAAACGGACTTCACCATGCAGTCTCTGGGACAGCTGTCCACGCGAATCGGCGGTTTTCTGGAAAGCATGGGGATTGGAAAGGAGGCTATCGTGACAGGAGAAGGCAGATATTACGCGGGCATCGATTCCGGTTCCACTACCACAAATGTGGCAGTACTGGATCGGCAGGGAGAACTCGTGGATTATGCGATTGTCCGCACCGGCGCCAAAGCGCAGCGGGGTGCGCAGAAGGCCCTCGACGCCCTTCAGATTCCGGCGGAAGAGATTGCTGTCATCGTAGCTACCGGATATGGCCGCCAGAATATTGACTTCGCAGACGCCTGCATCACAGAGATTACCTGCCACGCAAAGGGCGCCCGGCACCTGGATCCGGGAATCCGTACCATTATCGATATCGGAGGGCAGGACAGCAAGGTCATTCTTCTGGATGACGGCGGAAATGTGGCGAATTTCGCGATGAACGACAAATGTGCGGCGGGAACCGGCCGCTTTCTGGAAAATATGGCAAAGGTTCTGGAAACCGACCTGGACGGAATGAGCCGGGCGGGGCTCAGCTGGGAGGAAGATCTGACGATTTCCAGTATGTGTACGGTTTTCGCCGAGTCGGAGGTCGTATCGCTTATTGCGGACAACAAAGCCGTTTCTGACATTGTTCACGGTCTGAACAAATCGGTGGCGGCCAAGACCATGAATCTTGTGAATCGCGTGAAGGGCCGGGGTCGGTATATGATGACCGGCGGCGGCGCCAGAAACCGCGGCGTGGTCGGCTGCCTCGAGGCGATTCTGGGAGAAAAAATCTCCGTTCCGGAAATTCCGGATCTGTGCGGTGCGATCGGCGCCGCGCTGTTCGCGCTGGAGGCCGCAGAGCAGAAAGGGGGAGACTTATGACAGTTTTATTCGGATATCTGGCTGCCCTGGTGGCCATCGGTGCGCTTGTCCTGTTCAAGGGGCGGGACCTGTTCCGCCCGGCGATTTCCATTGTGGCGTTTGTTATTGTGTTCAGCGCTTATACCGGATATGCGGGGACGGATTCTCAAAATCTGATTATCGGTGCGCTGGCCGGTCTGGTCGCCGCACTGCTGTCCGGCTTCGTCCTGATGCTGGGCGTCTTTGTCAGCGGAATGATTGCAGGTCTCGGAGCCGCCTCACAGCTGATCCGCTGGCTTCCGGCAGATATTGCGGAGCATCGGATTCTTGTAACTGCCGTAATCGCCGTAATCGTGGGAATTCTGGCCGTGAAATGCCTGGATCCGCTGGTCACGGTTTCTACTGCGGCCATCGGAGCGGTTCTGGTGGGACTTCCCTGCACATACATGGTGATGAATCTTACCTCTCTGACAAAGAATATTTCGACGGAGCCCTTCGACACGATGCGCAATCTGAATCAGGCCATGTTCGGCGACTTTATGACACAGCAGACCATGATCATCACAGCAGTGACCGGCATTCTGTTCATCATCGGCATGGTGGTACAGTTTCGGACCAATGATTCCGTCCGCAGATGAGGCGGAGGTTTGAGTGATGATTGCCGCCTGATGACGAGTATCGGACTGCCGGCCGCCGGCGAGGATTGGGCCGACGCCAGACGTGTGCATTACGTTTCGGCCGGCCGCCGGCCGGCGCGAGACTTGCGAATTGCGGTATTATTGTGGTACTATGGTACTGTACGAAAATCTCTCAGGGGGAAAGACAAAATGAAACTGGTTTTTTATACGCTGGCGGTTTCCATGGCTCCTGTAGTGGAGCTGAGAGGCGCGATACCTATGGCCGTTGCCGCCGGCATGGACATCTGGAAAGCGTATATTATCGCGGTACTCGGAAATATGATTCCGGTACCGTTCATCATCATATTTATTCGCAGTATTTTTAAGTGGATGAGAACAAAAAGCCCCCGACTGAACCGACTGGTGAGCCGGATGGAAGCTAAGGCTGATTCCAAGGCAGCCACTGTTCAGAAATATGAAAAACTGGGATTATTTATTCTGGTTGCAATTCCGCTGCCGGGAACCGGCGCATGGACCGGCGCTCTGGTCGCGGCCATGATGGATATGCGGTTACGGGCCGCGGTTCCGATGATTCTTTTAGGCGTTATGGCTGCCGGCATCATTGTCTCAATGATCGTTCTGGGTGTCGTAAGTATCTGAGGCAGCCCCCCAGGAACAACTCCGCCGGTGACCGCGTCGCAGGAGCGGGAACGGACGCAGGCAATTTGTGTAAAAAAAGAGGGCTGGCCAGTGGCGATTTATGTTGTAAATCGCCCGGATGGGACAGCCCGTTTCAGATCTCTGTTATATTTCTCTGTTATATTAATAATTCTGGTGCATCAGGCCGGCGGCGTTGTCAGCCGTTTGTCTGATGATGGGCAGGAGAAACTAACGTTTTTTCCACTCGGGAGCGCGTTTCTCCAGGAATGCGGCCATGCCTTCCTTCTGGTCTTCGGAGCCGAAGCAGACGGTGGTGGCTTCTACTTCCAGCTGGCTGGCGGATTTCAGATCCATATCGAAGCCGTTGTTGATGGCGATTTTCGCCTGGGCGACTGCAATCGGAGCTTTGGAGGCGATGGTGTTCGCCAGCTTTTCTGCAGTTTCCATCAGCGCATCCGGTTCGACGACTTTTTCGACAAGACCGATACGGAAGGCTTCTTCCGCGTTAATCATTTCAGCGGAATAAATCAGATACTTGGCCATGCCTTTGCCGACCAGTCTGGACAGTCTCTGGGTTCCGCAGAAGCCAGGAATGATTCCGAGACCGACCTCCGGCTGACCGAATTTTGCTTTGGAGGAAGCGATTCTGATATCACACGCCATAGCCAGCTCGCATCCGCCGCCGAGAGCGAATCCGTTGACTGCCGCGATAAACGGCTTGGGCATCTGGTCGATGGTGTTCATGACCTTGTGTCCGGCCTGCATCATGGCTCTTCCTTCAACGGCGTTCAGTTTGCTCATCTGCGCGATGTCAGCGCCGGCAACAAAGGCTTTGCCCTCGCCGGTGACAATCACGGCTTTCACAGCATCGTCGGCTTCGATTTCCTTCAGCGCATCCGCCAGTTCTGCAAGAACATCGGTATTCAGTGCGTTCAGCGCTTTCGGACGATTGATGGTCAGATAACCCAGGTTTCCTTTGACTTCATATTTAATGTTTTCGTACATGGTTAAGACTCCCTTTCCTGTATAGAAGTTTATCGACTCTGTTAATAATATATCATTTCACAGGCGCTTTTTCAAGAGGGGCGCCACGGAAACCGGCAAGGTTATAAGGTGAGCTGTGAGGTGTTCGGTACAAACCGGCGCGGGCTCAGCGGAAACGGGTCCGGAGAGGCGCCGGTGAAATCGTGCCGGGTTTCGGCGTATCGTCTGAGAATATCAGCAGCAGCCGGCCTGCGGAAAAGAGGAGCGATGCGGCGGAGGCGGTGATTTCATTGCTGACGCCCAGTGAGGTGTCGTCTCGGAGGGTATACTTTGTGAGAGGATATTTCACACCCCGGAGAGTGAGATCTTCCACAGAGCCGCCGTAGGCGATAAGCCCCATGTACCGGTATTTGTTCCGCGGAATATCATAACGTCCCGGCTCCAGCATGGAAACGCGGTTGTATCCGTCAACAAAGGCAAGTTCGTGCAGCTTGCCGCAGTATTTGGCTAAAAGTCCGATATTCCCCATAGTGTGGTCGAAGCGGCCGCCGAGTCCTCCGAGAATAATGATGTTCTCGCCGCCTTCCGATACGGCAAGATCCAGTGCGGCTTCACTGTCGGTCATATCCTTTTCCATGGGAAGGCGGATTACCTCACGATTTTCCGGCAACTGTCCGGAATCGTAGTCTCCAATAAGCAGATCGGGGGTCAGTCCCAGAATTCCGGCAATTTCCAGACCGCCGTCCGCGCAGATAACGCAGTCGTACTGACTCTGGCATATATCAATGTAATTCAGGCCCTCAACATGGGCAGTGACAATCAGAAAATTTTTCATTGCGGGCTCCTTCACCTATGATTCTACAATATGTCAGAGCCTGTGTCCAATATCGTTTTCCGACTAAAATCGACTTTCTGCGACTTCTTACGACTTTTTACGGAATTATTACGGAATAGTGCGGTGCTCATTGAACAAATAATAACAATTTCTCTGTCCACTTTTCTTTTCATGAGAAATGCTGAACAAAATGTATAAAAATAAATTGGTCGAATCTAAA
Protein-coding sequences here:
- the ybaK gene encoding Cys-tRNA(Pro) deacylase; this translates as MGKKEKDIKTNAVRMVEAHGIPYELRTYDGSHGFVDGVTAARETGIEEERCFKTLVLVGHSRQHYVCVIPVARELDLKKAARHFGEKNMEMIHAKDITKITGYIKGGCSPVGMKKLFPTAIDATAEAFSEIGVSGGKIGLQMELPPRELAALVNAAFADLTKEERPEAVR
- a CDS encoding 2-hydroxyacyl-CoA dehydratase subunit D, which gives rise to MNDTVRKFGGKMTELVRSEHPVAARKTLALVFRAYGDAVRFSSGGELLPARRYVMGFCNKKMAASIARPERAAVVSLFTPCEIFEALGIPVMVPEGLSCYMTASGCDRVFLEKAEECGVPETLCSYHKMLIGMAETGVLPKPRMIVNTTMVCDANQLSFRYLAEYFDVPHLVLDVPDACSAGNIRYLSDQLRSMKDFVEKHSGRALDEGKFRRTMLRASETLENYRRCLSLKSVRYESIRMTYHMMDALALHPFLGTEEGLKYTEMLKKQLARLPLLQPGEKRRSRILWVHMMPYWQDSISDMFRYHADAEVVCCDVTFDNYSVLDPEQPYESLARQMLQNSLNGPSERRIRRVLKLAQKMEIDGIVYFCHWGCKQTLGASAMAKEAFERAGFPTLVLDGDGCDTRNVQDGQMMTRMGAFLEQLEALR
- a CDS encoding acyl-CoA dehydratase activase; protein product: MIGFTCKYAPVELLAGFGAETGLLNLEAENFDYAQNLTHMNMCSHIKALLEEVHREGIRELLLVDCCDSMRRAADILKERLDFCFLLDLPHNDDACARRHLSEELMRLAREYQAYSGKAFDFERFRESFTGADRDVSGDFIAVMGARMGARQFENLSKSVPMRLEDFTCNSNRSMSPPPAAPADTTTGEESAAVPVMNMESLMEWYAGELLAQIPCMRMADIKRRREITESPNLRGIIYHTVKFCDYYGFEYEMIRRNVSVPVIKIETDFTMQSLGQLSTRIGGFLESMGIGKEAIVTGEGRYYAGIDSGSTTTNVAVLDRQGELVDYAIVRTGAKAQRGAQKALDALQIPAEEIAVIVATGYGRQNIDFADACITEITCHAKGARHLDPGIRTIIDIGGQDSKVILLDDGGNVANFAMNDKCAAGTGRFLENMAKVLETDLDGMSRAGLSWEEDLTISSMCTVFAESEVVSLIADNKAVSDIVHGLNKSVAAKTMNLVNRVKGRGRYMMTGGGARNRGVVGCLEAILGEKISVPEIPDLCGAIGAALFALEAAEQKGGDL
- a CDS encoding DUF4203 domain-containing protein, whose product is MTVLFGYLAALVAIGALVLFKGRDLFRPAISIVAFVIVFSAYTGYAGTDSQNLIIGALAGLVAALLSGFVLMLGVFVSGMIAGLGAASQLIRWLPADIAEHRILVTAVIAVIVGILAVKCLDPLVTVSTAAIGAVLVGLPCTYMVMNLTSLTKNISTEPFDTMRNLNQAMFGDFMTQQTMIITAVTGILFIIGMVVQFRTNDSVRR
- a CDS encoding COG2426 family protein, with product MKLVFYTLAVSMAPVVELRGAIPMAVAAGMDIWKAYIIAVLGNMIPVPFIIIFIRSIFKWMRTKSPRLNRLVSRMEAKADSKAATVQKYEKLGLFILVAIPLPGTGAWTGALVAAMMDMRLRAAVPMILLGVMAAGIIVSMIVLGVVSI
- a CDS encoding enoyl-CoA hydratase-related protein produces the protein MYENIKYEVKGNLGYLTINRPKALNALNTDVLAELADALKEIEADDAVKAVIVTGEGKAFVAGADIAQMSKLNAVEGRAMMQAGHKVMNTIDQMPKPFIAAVNGFALGGGCELAMACDIRIASSKAKFGQPEVGLGIIPGFCGTQRLSRLVGKGMAKYLIYSAEMINAEEAFRIGLVEKVVEPDALMETAEKLANTIASKAPIAVAQAKIAINNGFDMDLKSASQLEVEATTVCFGSEDQKEGMAAFLEKRAPEWKKR
- a CDS encoding thiamine diphosphokinase; its protein translation is MKNFLIVTAHVEGLNYIDICQSQYDCVICADGGLEIAGILGLTPDLLIGDYDSGQLPENREVIRLPMEKDMTDSEAALDLAVSEGGENIIILGGLGGRFDHTMGNIGLLAKYCGKLHELAFVDGYNRVSMLEPGRYDIPRNKYRYMGLIAYGGSVEDLTLRGVKYPLTKYTLRDDTSLGVSNEITASAASLLFSAGRLLLIFSDDTPKPGTISPAPLRTRFR